CGAGGAGCAACGAAAGATCGTCGTCACGAGTCCTGCCGTCAAGGACGTGGTGACTACCCAGAAATACGTCTGCCAAATTCACTCGCGGCGTCACATTGAACTACGCGCCCTGGAAGGAGGGTACCTCGAACCCATCACGATTAAAGAGGGTCAGTCCGTAAAGCAGGGGGAAATCTTATTTAAGATCCTGCCCGTCTATTACAGGGCCGAATTGGACTCGGAGGTGGCTGAGGCACAGAGGGCGCAAATTGAGTACAGCAATACCAAGAGCTTGTACGACCGGCCAACGCCCGTAGTCTCCGAGCAAGAAGTGAAGCTGGCCAAAGCCAAACTGGACAGGGCCAACGCCAAGGTGGCTCTCGCGCGAGCCAAGCTGAACTTCACCGAAATCAAAGCGCCATTCGATGGCATCATCGACCGCCTCTACAACCAACAAGGTAGCCGCATTGCGGAAGGAGATATCCTCACGACCGTCTCGGATAACGACGTGATGTGGGTCTATTTCAATGTGCCCGAGGCCCGTTACTTGGAATACATGGCAGCCGATCATCGCGACAAATCGAACGAACAAATCGAATTGATGCTAGCCAATGGTGAAAAGTTTTCGCAAGTTGGCAAGATTGCCGCAATTGAGGCAGATTTCAACAACGAAACGGGGAATATCAAATTCCGCGCCGATTTTCCGAACCCAGACCACTTATTGCGTTATGGTCAGACGGGCACCGTGCTGATCCACCAAACGTTGAAGAACGCAATTGTGATCCCCCAGCGGGCGACCTTTGAGATTCTCGACAAGCGATACGTTTACGTCGTCGACAAGGACAACGTGATCCATCAGCGCGCGATCACGATTGCTCACGAAATGGACGACATCTTTGTCATCCAGAGCGGACTGGACGCCAAAGACAAGTTCGTGCTCGAAGGAGTCCGGCAGGTTCACGATGGAGAACACATCGAATACGAGTATCTTAAGCCGGAAAAGGTTCTTTCGAACATGAAATATCACGCGGAATAACGATTGCTTTTCGACGTTCCGCAAGGGCTGCCTCATCGATTTCCGAGCATGTTCACAAAAATCCTTCACCGGCCGGCATTGGCGATCGTGATCTCGATCGTCCTCTTGTTCCTGGGTTGGCTGGGGATCGAAACTTTGCCAATCGCGCAGTTTCCCAACATTGCGCCGCCGACCGTGATGGTGTCCATTGCCTATCCCGGCGCCAGTGCCAACGTTTTGGTCGATGCGGTATTGATTCCGCTGGAGCAATCGATCAACGGCGTCCAGAACATGCGTTACATGATCTCGTCGGCCACCAGCGCCGGCGAGGCAACGATTACAATCTATTTCGAGCCTGGAACGGACCCGAACATCAACGTTGTGAACGTGCAGAACCGGGTCAACATCATGCTAAGCCGACTGCCACCCTTGGTGGTGCGCGAGGGCATCCTCGTCAGCCAGGTCGTACCGAGCATGTTGATGTATCTGAATCTGTACAGCACGGATCCGCACACGGATCAGAAAGATCTGTTTAACTATGCCAATGTCTATGTCATGCCCGAACTCAAGCGGATCCAGGGCATGGGCATTCCCAGAAATCTCGGCAACCGCAATTTCGCAATGCGCATCTGGTTGAATCCCGAGCGCATGCGTGCCTACAACATCTCCGTGGAAGATGTCATGAAGGCCGTGGGGGAGCAGAGCATCATTGGATCCCCAGGCCGACTCGGTCAGGCCACGGGCATGATCTCGCAGTCGAAAGAGTACGTCCTGACCTATATCGGGCGATATAACAAGCCAGAGCAGTATGGCGAGATCATTCTGAGGGCGAAGCCGAACGGCGAAATCCTGCGGCTCAAAGACATCTGCGTGCCCCCTCAAGACCAGCCAGTGTACATCAAGTATGCAAAGGATGAGCACGGCGACGGTGGCGATGGAAAAGTGGCCGACAATACCAGCCCAACCACGACTCAGGAGAGCGAGCACGCGGATGGCGTCATCGGCAAAGAACTATCGTCGACTGCTAAAGATTTGCATCGGGACAAGACCAGCAGTAAAGCGATTCGCGCCGGCATCGAACTCGGCTCGGAGTTTTTCGACATTTACTCGGACGTCGATGGCCACCCCGCAGCATCCATCGTGCTCAAGCAGTCTCCGGGTTCCAACGCGGCCGAAGTGATTGAGAAAATCAAAACAAAGCTCGAGGAGATGAAAAAGTCATTTCCTCCAGGGATGGACTATGAAATCGCCTACGACGTCTCCAAGTTTGTGGACGCGTCCATCGAAAAGGTGCTGCATACCCTGCTCGAGGCGTTCATTTTGGTGTCGCTGGTGGTCTACATGTTCCTCGGCGATTTACGCTCGACGCTGATTCCGACGCTGGCGGTTCCGGTGTCGCTGGTCGGAGCTTTCTTTGTGTTACGTCTGATGGGGCTGTCGATCAACTTGATCACCCTGTTCGCAATGGTGCTTGCCATCGGCGTCGTGGTGGACGATGCGATCGTGTTGGTCGAAGCAGTCCACGCCAAGATGGCGGCTAAAAACCTATCGCCCTATCGCGCCAGCATGGAGGTGCTGCACGAAATCAGCGGCGCGATCATCGCCATCACACTGGTGATGACCGCCGTCTTCGTTCCAGTGACTTTCATCCCCGGGCCGGTTGGCACGTTTTACCGCCAGTTCGGCATCACCATGGCCTCGTCAATCATTCTCTCCGGTTTGGTCGCCCTGACGCTGACGCCCGTGCTCTGCGCAATGATTCTCAGGCCCCACACGCACACCCACGCCGACACGGACCATGAATCGGCCCACCAACCAGGCCACGAGCAGGGAAAGAAGCGGCGCGGATTTCAGACTATTTTGGTTTATCTTTTCGTCGGATTGCCGATCTTGGCGGCAATCACTTATCTCGCCTACATCTTGTGGGGTGCTGTCGGATTCTTGCTGATTCTTGTGCCTTTTGTACAGCGGCCTTTTAGCCGGGCCGTCGACATCGTCACAAATATTTATGGCGGAATTCTGCGGGGGATCGTCACGCGCCGCGTATTGACCCTGGCCGTCGTCGGTGGCTTTGCAGCCGCCATCGTTGTTGTCAACACGCAGATGGCTAGTGGCTTTATTCCAGGCGAGGATCAAGGCATTATCTACGCCGTCTTGCAGACGCCTCCCGGCTCGACGCTTGAGTACACGAACGCCAAATCGCAGCAGCTTGAAAAGATCGCTAAAGAGGTCGAAGGAGTCACCTCCGTCACCTCGGTCGCTGGTTACGAGGTGTTGACGGAGGGGCGCGGCTCCAACGCTGGGACTTGCATTATCAACCTGAAAAATTGGTCTCAACGCAAGCGGACCGCGCGCCAGATCATTGAGGAGCTCGAGGAAAAGTGCCGAGAGTTGAGCAACGTCAAGCTGGAGTTCTTTGAACCTCCGGCGGTTCCGGGTTTTGGCACCGCTGGTGGCTTCTCCTTGGTTCTGCTCGACAAGACCCAATCGAGCACCGCCGACTATAAGCGTTTGGGGGAAGTGAACGACGCGTTCATGGCCGCCGTATCCAAGTGCAAGGAAGTGAAGAACCTGTTCACTTTTTACGCCGCCAACTACCCACAGTACGAACTGATCATCGACAACAACGTAGCCATGCAAAAGGGCGTCTCGATCGAGGCGGCGCTGGATAACCTCAATATCTTGATTGGCAGCACTTACGAGCAAGGCTTCATTCTCTTCAACCAGTTCTATAAGGTTTACGTTCAGGCATGGCCGGAGTTCCGTCGGATGCCGGAGGATCTGGAGAACATGTTCGTCAAGAACGATAAGGGCGAAATGGTTCCCTACTCATCCTTCATGAAGATCCATAAGAAGCAGGGCTTGAACGAGATCACGCGATTCAACCTGTATCCGTGCGCCGTCATTCAAGGTGCTCCGGCTCCCGGCTATAGCACCGGTCAGGCTATCAAGGCAGTCGAGGAGATCGCCTCCGATCCGAATGTGGTGCCTCGCGGTTATGGCATCGACTGGGCCGGTCTTTCATACGACGAATCCAGAAAGGGGAACGAGGCGATTTATATCTTCTTAATCGTCGTCGCGTTCGTTTATTTGGTGTTGGTCGGTCAATACGAGAGTTTTCTCATTCCGTTGGCAGTGGTTCTATCGCTGCCAATCGGCGTTTTTGGATCCTTCTTCTTCCTGCAGGCGGTAGGACTGGCGAACGACGTATGGGCTCAGATTGGGCTAATCATGCTAGTTGGCCTCTTGGGAAAAAACGCGATTCTGATCGTCGAATTCGCGGTGCAACAACGGCGAGACGGCATGTCCATTAAGGAAGCCGCCATCGAAGGCGGAAAACTCCGCTTCCGGCCGATTCAGATGACCTCATTCGCATTTATCGCCGGTCTTATTCCGCTGGTCATTGCCACCGGGGCTGGCGCGATCGGAAACCGCACGATTGGCACGACGGGAGTCGGCGGGATGCTGATGGGAACCGTCATCGGGGTCTTGGTGATTCCGGGGCTCTACTACCTGTTCGCAAGGATTGCGGACGGACGCAAACTTATCAGGGATGAACATGATAACCCGCTTAGCGAGGTCTTCGAGCACGAAGGCACGTAAGAACTTCGCTTATTTAATAGCGATCGGCCTCAGCGCGCTGGTGTCTCTGCCAGGCTGCTGCCTTCCCAAACTTCGTGGGCCTGATCCGGCGGCGCCGCCGCCGGACACTTTTAACGGCGTTGCCTGCGCCGACAATTCCGCGCAGCTTTCGTGGATCGATTTTTTCAATAATGACCCGACGCTGGCCGGCTTGGTTGGCCAGGCGCTGGTTGGCAATCAAGAATTGAAGATCCTGACCGAAAAAGTCCAAATCGCCAACTACGAAGTGCTAGGGCGGAGCGGAGCCTATCTTCCTTTTGTCACACTGGGGGGGCGCGCGGGCCTCAGGAAACCTGGCCTTTACACAACCGAGGGGGAGGTTGAAGACCAACTTGATATCCTTCCCGGAAAGCCTTTTCCCAACCCGCTGCCCAATTTTCTAGTCGCTGCCGACGTTAGTTGGCAGGTGGATATCTGGAGAATGTTGCGAAACGCCAGGGATGCGGCCATGTATCGCTATCTGGGTACTGCCGATGGCCAGAACTATATCGTGACTCGCATGGTCGCCGAGGTGGCGGAGAATTATTACGAGTTGATGGCGCTCGACAACCGGATGGCGACGCTTGATTTGACGATCGATATTCAGCAGCGCAGCCTTGAGGTTGCCAAGCTCAACAAGGCGGCCGGTCGCGACACCGAATTGCCCGTCCAACGATTTCTTGCCGAGGTTCGCAAGAACCAGAGCGAAAAACTGATTATTCAACAAGATATCGTTCAGGTCGAAAACCGGATCAACTTCTTGCTCGGTCGGTTTCCGCAACGTGTCCAACGGGATTCATCAAAATTTCTCGAATTGAACCTTCGGGCCCTGGCGTTTGGGCTACCTGCGCAACTATTGCAAAACCGCGGCGACATCCGCCAAGCTGAGCGCGAGCTGCAGGCTGCCGGGCTCGATGTGAGGGTCGCACGGGCACGATTTTTTCCACAGTTGAACCTCAGCTCAGGCGTCGGCTGGGAGGCTTTCAATCCAAGATATTTATTCATTACTCCAGAATCGTTAATTTACAATGTCGCCGGCGATCTGGTGGGGCCGCTAATCAACCGGCGGGCAATCAAAGCCGATTACCTCACGGCGAACGCCAAACAATTGCAGGCCGTCTACGACTATCAGCGCACTGTTTTGAATGCGTTCACCGAGGTCGTCAATCGCATGGCCAAGGTGCAGAACTACAGTACGAGCATCGACATCAAGAGGCAGCAGTTGAGGGCCTTAGAGGAGTCGGTCACCATTGCGACCAGCCTCTTTCAGGCCGCCCATCCTGGTACCGAATACATTGATGTGCTACTTGCTCAACGCGACTTTATGGATGCCAGAATGGTATTGATCGACACCAAACAGCAGCAACTGGCGGCCATCATCAACGCTTATCAAGCCTTGGGCGGCGGCGGCCTGCCGCCCGGCGCGCTGCAATCGCCCGGCGCATTGCAGTCGTATGGCGCTCAGCTATTGTCGATATTCGGCCCCTGCAATTCATCGCCGCCGGCCGACGCCATGCCGCCGGCGCCGACCGAGACGGTTCCTCCCGGACAACCGGTCTTGCCTGAAGCAACGAGTGTACCGACTCCGCCCACTGCGCCAGCCGCGTCAGAGCCTGAACTCCCCGCGCCGGGCGACAAATCCACGCTGCTGCCAACTTCGGATGCGTCCACGGATGTCGACAGCGGCGGCGACATCAAGTTGCTGCCGCCAGTGAAAGGGCCAATCGAAAGAGTCCAGCAGGAGAAAAAGCCCGATCCCGATTGAGAGCAATTGCACTCCTTGCAACGATTAGGGAAAACCCACGCTGGTCGAACAAAGTTGCGCATTTCGAACCGGGTGACTGCCTGCTCGTCAAGCTCGATCACTGATGACTACCGCAGGTTTTCCGAACGGCACTTTATGAAAAACGGGACTTGAATTGATGTTCTCGCTGGACGACACCATTGTCGCGATCGCATCGGCCTCCGGTGGGGCGGGACGCGGGATCGTTCGGTTGAGCGGGCCGGATGTCGTGAGTATCGCGTCGCGATGCTTCAGTTCAGCCAATCGATCGGTAGAGCTGGGAAAAATCAGCATACCAACGGCTGTTGATGGCCAGATTTTCGTCGCCGCGCAGGCCGCGACGGACTGCGCAGCGCCAGCGAATAGCCTGCCGGTCACCCTATTTCTCTGGCCAACTGGTCGAAGCTATACGCGGCAACCGGTGGTTGAATTTCACACCATTGGTTCACCGCCGCTTCTCGACTGGTTATTGCAAAGGATGTGTGCATCCGGCGCACGATTGGCTCAGCCTGGCGAATTTACCTTACGAGCTTTCTTGGCTGGGCGCATTGATTTGACGCAAGCCGAAGCGGTCCTTGGCGTGATCGATGCCATCGATCGCCGACAACTCGATGCAGGATTGGCTCAATTAGCCGGCGGCTTGTCGGAACCCTTGCAAAAACTGCGCGACGATTTGTTGAATCTGTTAGCCGATTTAGAATCCGGCCTGGATTTTGCGGAAGAAGACATTCATTTGATCGAACGACACGAACTCGACGAGCGGCTTGCGAGCGCAGCCAGCCAGCTCGAATCGCTGTGGAATCAACTCGGCCAGCGAGTCGACGCAAACCAATCGTTGCGCGTGGCTCTCATCGGCGCGCCGAATGTCGGTAAAAGCAGCTTATTCAACGCGCTAGCTCAAGCCGACTCCGCCTTGGTATCGCCGACGGCTGGCACAACACGCGACTACCTGTCAGCGAATATCGTCTGCGATGGAATGGAAATCGAACTGATCGACACCGCTGGTGTTGATATGGATCCGATCCCTTCGCCTCTCGGTGCGGCCGCTCGACAAGCAGCGACCCTGCAACACTTGCGAGCCGATCTTCGCGTTCTGTGTCTCGACACGACCAGATCCATCAGCGATTGGGAGCAACAAACTTTGCGGCAACTAAACTTACTGGTGGCTTGGACCAAGTGTGATTTGGCCGGTCAGTCAGAGGACGGAATTATCACGAGGAGCCGAACGGGGTACGGCCTGAGCCAGCTTCGAGCGGCAATTGCCGGCGCGCTGTTGGCGAAGCCGGCCGAATCAAACGTGGTTGCTGCGACCGCCGCGCGAACACGCGAGAGTATCCGATTGGCCATCGATGCGATTGCCGAAGCGCGTCAATTGGCCGAAACCGCTGGAGAGGAGTTGATCGCCGTGCCGGTTCGTGCCGTACTCGAGGAACTCGGCAAGATCTGCGGAACGGTTTATACCGCAGATTTGCTCGATCGCATCTTCAGCCGATTCTGCCTTGGAAAATGATCGGTCGCAGCAGGACTTGTAAACACGAAGGGGCGATGTCCTGCGCGGGCGGCAATGCGATCGATCGTATCGTCGCGATCGCCAGCATTGCTGATCGCTTTCTACCACCGCGGTGCTATCGCTACTCTGACTTCTTGAATCTCCATGAGGTCGTTCGGTTGAGCCGTGCTACGAGCTTCCAATCAACACGCCCGCCAGAAAGACGACAGTGCCACCGACAATGACCTGCAGCACTGCGGCTACGAATTTTGTCTTCATGTAGCGGTGCCGAATCCATGCGATGGCCATTAGTTCAATTGCCACGACGATGCTGGCGACAAATACGGCGGTATCAAAGCGGTGGATCAGAAATGGCAAACTGTGGCCAACTCCGCCTAAGAACGTCATCAAGCCTTCAATCAGTCCGCGGAGTAGTGGCCGACCGCGGCCGGTGAGTGAGCCGTCGTCGGAAAACGCCTCGGCAATGCCCATACTAATGCCGGCCCCCAGCGAAGCCGCCATGCCGACTAAAAATGCCTTGTACGGTACGCGCGTAGCAAATGCCGCTGCAAAGATTGGCGCCAAGGTGGAAATGGAGCCATCCATCAGGCCCATTAAGCCGGGCTGCACAATTTCGAGTAGGAACTGCCGAGTGTCTTTTCGCTCGAGTGGGTGGATTTCACTCATAGTCAACGGGCCGGGCGGCAGAATGGGGATCTCAGGCGGAAGATTCGTTATATTCGCGACGGGTGAGAGTTGCGACAGTCCAGGTTGTAACCTAGAAATGTATGAAGAATTTTATCACCAACTTTCCACCCTTTCCGGTCACGTCCACCGTGGCGTGAGGAGAAATGCCATGCTCGACAAAGCCAAGCGCACCTCGACGTTTCTGATTATTCGCGGATTGCTTTCGCTGTTCTTTGGCGTGCTAGTGCTCGGATTGCCCGAAGGGCAAGTGGCGGCGGCGTTGATATGGGTGTTTGGAATTTATGCACTTGTCGAAGGGGCATTCGCGTGCGTTGGCGCTTTGCTCAGTACCGATACCTTTGACGATTGGGTGCTGCTGTTTCTGGCAGGCCTGCTTGGCATCATCATTGGCATTTTTGCATTGACCCAACCCGGCAAAGCGATCTTTATCATCGTCCTCTATATCGGTGTTCGGGCGTTGTTTACCGGGGTCTTGGAGGTTGCACTGGCCATCCGTCTCCGCAAACAAGTGCAAGGCGAATGGCTGATGATTCTGTCGGGAATCATATCGATCATTTTTGGCCTAGTGCTGCTGCGCTGCCCGGTGGAAGGCGTTCAACTCGTGGTGTTGCTCATCGGCATCTATGCCATCGCCATTGGCGCTATGCAGCTTGTGATGGCGGGCCAGATCCACCATTGGCTGCGGCGGATCGACGAACACAAGAAGGCGCTGACTGGAAAAACCGTCTAAAGCATCATTCCCGCCACTCGCAAGCCTGCCGACTGCGTCGGCAGTCGCTCTCATCGCATCGCGCGAAGAGGATTGTCGATCAACAATCACTAGCGGGCCGCAGCGGACAATGGGCGAGAACAAACTTCTTTTCGCCGCTCCCTTTGGCGAAGATTACCGAGGCTTTGCGCTTCGCGCCGCTACCGGAAATTGCGACGATTTTGCCGACGCCGTATTCCGGATGTGAGACGATCATCCCCTGGTGAAATACTTCCGGCGAGACATTGGACGCCATGCTTGTGGCTTTGACGTCTGCGGTCGAATCGCGACGAGCCGCCAATTCGGCCGCGGTTGTGAGCCTTGTGGCAAGGTCTATGTTGGTCGAATTGTTTGCCGCTGGCTGCCGGGGAGGAAATACCAGATCGTCATCGTGAAGATCGTCAACGGCGTCGTGCTCGTCATTGGGTTGGTGCCAGGTGGGAATGGCCGAACCGGTCGTTTGGGGCTGCTGAAAGTTGAGATCCTCTTGGGGCAGTTCGATCAGGAACGCGCTAGGGACGGTGGGGCGGAACTGGCCGCGGTAGTGGCGGTAGCAGGCACGGCTCAGGTGTAATTCTTCTTTCGCTCGCGTAATGGCAACGAACAGCAGGCGTCGTTCTTCTTCGAGCTGTTCCTCGTCGTTGCGGCTGCGTTCGTGCGGAAAAATGCCCTCTTCCAGCGCGATCAGAAACACCACCGGAAATTCTAATCCCTTGGCGGCGTGAACTGTCATCAGCGTCACGCGGTCGTCTTCAACCTCCCAGGCGTCGGTGTCGTTCACAAGCGCAGCTTGTTCGAGAAAGGACTCTAGCGCGCCGGGGCCAGGATGCGTTTCGTCGAATTCGCGAGCAGCGGTCAGCAATTCTTGCACATTTGCTAGCCGTTCCTGATCGTCTTCGTCTTCCGACAATTTCAAGAAATCTTGATAGCCCGATTCGTTGAGCACGCGACCGATCACCGCTTCGACCGGGTCGCCGGTGGCTAAATTCAGATGATCGAAGAGAGCGACGAACTTTGCCACGGCGACGGCAGCCCGCTTGTTCAACCCATTGACCACACCGGCGATGCGTGCGGCTTCTAGAATGCTGCTGCCATGCCGATCGGCGTGCTCTTGCAATTTGGCAATGGTGCTGCGGCCGATCCCGCGCGGCGGCGTATTAATGATCCGCACCAGGGCGACATTATCGCGTGGATTATTGAGCAGATGCAAATACGCCAGCACATCTTTGATTTCCTTACGCTGATAGAACTCCAGTCCGTTGACCATTTGATAGGGAACGCCAAACTCGCGAAGCGCGAATTCGAGCGCTCGCGAGAGCGCATTGGTGCGATAAAACACCGCAAAGTCGTTCAGCCGCCGCTTTCCCGCTCGCACCTCGGTTTCGATGTACTGGGCAATGCGTTCCGCTTCGTCCTTTTGCGACGGCTCGAACCGCAGCCCGATCGGGTTGCCTTCGGCGTTTTCAGTAAATAGCCCCTTTGCCTTGCGGCGCTTGTTGTGGGCAATGAGTTTATCAGCCAATCGCAAGATGCGTTGAGTGCTGCGATAGTTTTGTTCCAATCTGACAATCTTGACGCTGGGATAGTCGTGTTCGAAATCGAGAATGTTGTTCAGATTAGCGCCGCGCCAGCCGTAAATCGATTGGTCGGGATCGCCCGTGACTGCCAAGTTTGGATGATCGATCGACATTGCCCGCACAATTGTGTATTGAGCAAGATTCGTGTCTTGGTATTCGTCGACCAGAATGAATTTATATCGCTCGTCAAGACGTCGGCGGACTTCGGGATTCTCGCGCAGCAAAACGGCGATGTGCAGCAGCAAGTCGTCGAAATCGACCGCGCCGCTGGCGAGCAGCCGCTTTTGATAGGCGGGATAAACCTGAGCCACGATGGCTCCAATCGGACTTCCACGGCGCGGCTCATATTGCTCGGCGGTCACTAGGTTATTCTTGGCCCAACTGATCGCCGACTGCACGCGCTCGGGTGTCGTGTGCGTCAGGTCGAGATCAAGTTCATCGAGCGCATGCTTGAGAGCGCTCAGGCTGTCGGATGTATCATAAATCGAATAATTCTCGGGCAAGCCGACAAGCGGCGCATATTCTCGCAACAGACGGGCGCAATAGCGGTGAAACGTGCTCATCCATACCGACGCCATCGGAGCCAGCAGTCCAACTCGCCGCTTCATTTCGTCGGCCGCTTTGTTGGTGAAGGTGAGCGCGAGAATGTTTCGCGCTGGGATGCCATGTTCCAACAGATTTGCAATGCGGTGCGTGACCACACGCGTCTTGCCGCTGCCGGGGCCTGCCAGAATAAGCAGTGGTCCCTCGACATGGCCGACGGCTTCGAGTTGGGAGGCGGTTAGTTCTTCCGTAAGATGATGCACGGTTTTATCAGTCATCAGTTGTTGACGGTTTGCGCTTCCGTTGCTTTGTGTTCAATGGTGTTCAATGTCGATTCTTTGACTTTCCGTGTTCGTCATGAAGCAATTGGGGGCGACGCTTCTCGGAATTGCAACGGTGCATTCTTACCGCGTACGTAAAATTCTGGTAACTGGGGAATCCCTTCCTCAAATTGAATCATGTAAGCGGCATCTGGCGAAGGGATTCGCCTCCTAATCATTCACCTTCGATCAGTTCTTCCTGGACGGAGCAACTTCGCCAACGGACAATGGACCGCCGTCAATTGACCGCTTACAATCGACAATCCGCGATAGCAGTGCTAGCATTGGCCTCGAAATTTTATCCCCCATTTCCCGAGCGAATAGTTGGCGAACTGAGAAATTTCGTTATATTACTTCCTCAATCTGGCGTCGGTTCGAACTCACGGTGGGGTCGAGAGGCCAGAGAAACATCTGTC
This genomic interval from Pirellulales bacterium contains the following:
- a CDS encoding efflux RND transporter permease subunit, whose translation is MFTKILHRPALAIVISIVLLFLGWLGIETLPIAQFPNIAPPTVMVSIAYPGASANVLVDAVLIPLEQSINGVQNMRYMISSATSAGEATITIYFEPGTDPNINVVNVQNRVNIMLSRLPPLVVREGILVSQVVPSMLMYLNLYSTDPHTDQKDLFNYANVYVMPELKRIQGMGIPRNLGNRNFAMRIWLNPERMRAYNISVEDVMKAVGEQSIIGSPGRLGQATGMISQSKEYVLTYIGRYNKPEQYGEIILRAKPNGEILRLKDICVPPQDQPVYIKYAKDEHGDGGDGKVADNTSPTTTQESEHADGVIGKELSSTAKDLHRDKTSSKAIRAGIELGSEFFDIYSDVDGHPAASIVLKQSPGSNAAEVIEKIKTKLEEMKKSFPPGMDYEIAYDVSKFVDASIEKVLHTLLEAFILVSLVVYMFLGDLRSTLIPTLAVPVSLVGAFFVLRLMGLSINLITLFAMVLAIGVVVDDAIVLVEAVHAKMAAKNLSPYRASMEVLHEISGAIIAITLVMTAVFVPVTFIPGPVGTFYRQFGITMASSIILSGLVALTLTPVLCAMILRPHTHTHADTDHESAHQPGHEQGKKRRGFQTILVYLFVGLPILAAITYLAYILWGAVGFLLILVPFVQRPFSRAVDIVTNIYGGILRGIVTRRVLTLAVVGGFAAAIVVVNTQMASGFIPGEDQGIIYAVLQTPPGSTLEYTNAKSQQLEKIAKEVEGVTSVTSVAGYEVLTEGRGSNAGTCIINLKNWSQRKRTARQIIEELEEKCRELSNVKLEFFEPPAVPGFGTAGGFSLVLLDKTQSSTADYKRLGEVNDAFMAAVSKCKEVKNLFTFYAANYPQYELIIDNNVAMQKGVSIEAALDNLNILIGSTYEQGFILFNQFYKVYVQAWPEFRRMPEDLENMFVKNDKGEMVPYSSFMKIHKKQGLNEITRFNLYPCAVIQGAPAPGYSTGQAIKAVEEIASDPNVVPRGYGIDWAGLSYDESRKGNEAIYIFLIVVAFVYLVLVGQYESFLIPLAVVLSLPIGVFGSFFFLQAVGLANDVWAQIGLIMLVGLLGKNAILIVEFAVQQRRDGMSIKEAAIEGGKLRFRPIQMTSFAFIAGLIPLVIATGAGAIGNRTIGTTGVGGMLMGTVIGVLVIPGLYYLFARIADGRKLIRDEHDNPLSEVFEHEGT
- a CDS encoding TolC family protein, which codes for MNMITRLARSSSTKARKNFAYLIAIGLSALVSLPGCCLPKLRGPDPAAPPPDTFNGVACADNSAQLSWIDFFNNDPTLAGLVGQALVGNQELKILTEKVQIANYEVLGRSGAYLPFVTLGGRAGLRKPGLYTTEGEVEDQLDILPGKPFPNPLPNFLVAADVSWQVDIWRMLRNARDAAMYRYLGTADGQNYIVTRMVAEVAENYYELMALDNRMATLDLTIDIQQRSLEVAKLNKAAGRDTELPVQRFLAEVRKNQSEKLIIQQDIVQVENRINFLLGRFPQRVQRDSSKFLELNLRALAFGLPAQLLQNRGDIRQAERELQAAGLDVRVARARFFPQLNLSSGVGWEAFNPRYLFITPESLIYNVAGDLVGPLINRRAIKADYLTANAKQLQAVYDYQRTVLNAFTEVVNRMAKVQNYSTSIDIKRQQLRALEESVTIATSLFQAAHPGTEYIDVLLAQRDFMDARMVLIDTKQQQLAAIINAYQALGGGGLPPGALQSPGALQSYGAQLLSIFGPCNSSPPADAMPPAPTETVPPGQPVLPEATSVPTPPTAPAASEPELPAPGDKSTLLPTSDASTDVDSGGDIKLLPPVKGPIERVQQEKKPDPD
- a CDS encoding 50S ribosome-binding GTPase, which produces MFSLDDTIVAIASASGGAGRGIVRLSGPDVVSIASRCFSSANRSVELGKISIPTAVDGQIFVAAQAATDCAAPANSLPVTLFLWPTGRSYTRQPVVEFHTIGSPPLLDWLLQRMCASGARLAQPGEFTLRAFLAGRIDLTQAEAVLGVIDAIDRRQLDAGLAQLAGGLSEPLQKLRDDLLNLLADLESGLDFAEEDIHLIERHELDERLASAASQLESLWNQLGQRVDANQSLRVALIGAPNVGKSSLFNALAQADSALVSPTAGTTRDYLSANIVCDGMEIELIDTAGVDMDPIPSPLGAAARQAATLQHLRADLRVLCLDTTRSISDWEQQTLRQLNLLVAWTKCDLAGQSEDGIITRSRTGYGLSQLRAAIAGALLAKPAESNVVAATAARTRESIRLAIDAIAEARQLAETAGEELIAVPVRAVLEELGKICGTVYTADLLDRIFSRFCLGK
- a CDS encoding HdeD family acid-resistance protein, giving the protein MLDKAKRTSTFLIIRGLLSLFFGVLVLGLPEGQVAAALIWVFGIYALVEGAFACVGALLSTDTFDDWVLLFLAGLLGIIIGIFALTQPGKAIFIIVLYIGVRALFTGVLEVALAIRLRKQVQGEWLMILSGIISIIFGLVLLRCPVEGVQLVVLLIGIYAIAIGAMQLVMAGQIHHWLRRIDEHKKALTGKTV
- a CDS encoding efflux RND transporter periplasmic adaptor subunit, which gives rise to EEQRKIVVTSPAVKDVVTTQKYVCQIHSRRHIELRALEGGYLEPITIKEGQSVKQGEILFKILPVYYRAELDSEVAEAQRAQIEYSNTKSLYDRPTPVVSEQEVKLAKAKLDRANAKVALARAKLNFTEIKAPFDGIIDRLYNQQGSRIAEGDILTTVSDNDVMWVYFNVPEARYLEYMAADHRDKSNEQIELMLANGEKFSQVGKIAAIEADFNNETGNIKFRADFPNPDHLLRYGQTGTVLIHQTLKNAIVIPQRATFEILDKRYVYVVDKDNVIHQRAITIAHEMDDIFVIQSGLDAKDKFVLEGVRQVHDGEHIEYEYLKPEKVLSNMKYHAE